The Nicotiana sylvestris chromosome 6, ASM39365v2, whole genome shotgun sequence genomic sequence TCAAACTAGTGTTCTCTCCCGGACATGGCTTAACGTTTGGAATTTACTTCCTATACTTACATTTGATTTTGATGAAAACGCTTTCATACAGAAACACTTGTCTGCAGCAATAGAGGAACAGAAACAAGCTGATGAAGGAGACGCGTTCTTAAATCATATAGATAGTCCTTTGACAAATCTccgcatccaaaaagcaataataCAGAAATTCAGACTTTCTCTTAATTTTTCCgctacaagtgagaatcccgcagatatgctgaccaaggtggtaccaaggaacaagttcgagctatgcaaagaacttgtcggcatgcactcaaactagaagacagtgctacctcctctagatgaatgagactggagggggagattgatgatgtccatctcattgaagaagtattaggcatgtgcctaataagagttttctttggtttggtagccaaccttgttgacttggtttggttggtagccaaccttgttgaattagtttggtttggtagccaaccttgttgaatttctttggtttggtagccaactttgttgaattgtgaaaagtgtgtgtaaattgtcaaatattgtaggctttagagagtgaagctttggctataaaaggagagcttcaactctcatttcttcacaccaacaaagagagaaagaaagagtgaggtttcacagacagggtataagaaaatagtctgtgaggaaactagagagtgagcgatattgtagtgatgtgggaatatcaaaagagggttatttcttttgagtgttgtagtggtctttggagtattttactcggatctacaaagtgtaaaattccttactatagtaatatcagttgctcctcttggggccgtggttttttcccttattaaaagggttttccacgtaaaaatcttgatgtcgttgttactcttttattcttgttaattaccgtatctcgatgctacattattattccgcttttattaccatgaatattatttctgtgggggtttattcccaacagttCTGAGATTAGGTGGCTGTAAGTTAGTGTGGCCTCTATTTGTTGATCATATAAAGCTTACCAAATTGAGTGAGTTGTCTCTAGCTGATGTTTATTTGGATGAACGGATAATGTTAAAAATTCATTTCTACTTGTCCAGCTGTAGAAGATTTAAGTCTCGTCGAGTGTAGGGGAGTAAAAGATATATTGATATCTAATCTCCCTAATCTTCTGAAGCTTACCTTGCATCAAGAGGATGATATAGCAAATGAGAATATTCTGATTCAAGCTGTTAACCTTCAAAGTCTGAATTATAGAGGATGTAACGGCGAGTTAAAGTTTGATGTGGCTTCTTTCAAATTTATGAAAGAATTTGAGCATAATATAGGAGCAGATTACCAACCAAATGGTAGAAAATTTTGTTTCTGAACTACCCTTTCTTGAGAAATTGGAGTTAAACTTTTGTTTTAAGTTGACGAGGCTTAAATTTTCGAGTTGTGTACTTAGACATTTGACATTCCGTTCTTATAAGAGTTTGATGGAAATTGAGATAGACACACCAAATCTGCTACGTTTTGAATATGGAGCTCCTAGATTACCTGTTATATCTCTATGACAACATCTTCTCTACAAGAATCTTATCTCAGATTAATGCCCAACGAACATCTCGGCACAAGTTGGTTTCAACGTTTGAGGGAATATTTATCTAGATTCGAACAGCTGAACTTAGAATTGGTTCTGTCTATAATTTCAACCACTGTAAGTTTGTACTTCCATTTTCATTTTATTTGGTTAATGTTCATTTTCGTTACATTGATTGTCTCTTTTGTTGATTATCAAGAATACATTCACAGTGGAAGAACTGAATGAAATTACATCGTTCTGCTCGCCATCTGTTGTCAAGCATTTGATGCTAAAGGATGTTGCGCCGCCTCTAAATTTTGAATCATTGTTAGATGGTTTGTTTTGGACTTGTCATCCAGAATCTCTGTCAGTTGAAAGTATGTGGGGGAGAAGTGATGAATTTATGCAGGTTAATGTGATCTTCCTATCTTTTCATATATGTAggataattttttttcttatatAGTAAAATGAATTGTAGTGGTTTCTCATTCTTGCTCTGGATTTGGTATGCAATTGCAGTTCTTGAGAGAGAAATTAATGGAAAAAGAAGGTGTTCAACCAGTCTGCTGCGACTCAAGAAGTGTCAAATGTTGGAGGCATTATCTTAAAGGAATTGAAGTTGAGAACTCTACTACTAGTCTGCATGGGGATTCTTTTTCTCCATGTCAAGTCTCAACCATTTGTTTCAAACTGAGGTGGTAGAATGCCACATTCTGGTATCTAAGGGCATATGCAATATAGTTTTTGTACTTTCAACTGAACCGAACATTTTCGACACAGGATGTTAGTATTGCTAGTATTGCGAAAGTGCAATGGTAAGAACATAAAGGTGGAACCATCTTGTTTGAATCTCGAATTTGCCTATGTTTGTCTGCTTGTGTCTGCATTATGCAAAATAATTTTTTATCAAGTCCTAAATTCATGACATATTAACATTGGAAACCTCAGCCCATCCTGAATAGATTGATAATGTAACATTTGTTTCCTAGAAAATATAAGTAACTATCCTTTGGGAGTACTATTTTCTTTCTGAAGAAAGAATATGATTGTGGGCCATAACTAGTTTTCTCTACTAGTTTGAACGAGTACAACATTTTTTGGAGGCATTATTAGTGTCATTATATACATCCTAGCTTTTCAATAGAACAATCAAGATCACAGACCTAATCCTTATGCTGATGTATACAGAGATGGATTCAGGATTTAAGCTTTATGGGTTCAACTTTTACGGTTTCTAGCATTGaactcattattttttaaaagttatgggttcatatcttcCATTTGTTGTAATTTTAGTGAATTTTTACTCATAAATTTTTTACTTTGTGCCAAAAGTAATGAGTTCATATGAACCCGGTACCAGTGCTCTATATCCGCCCTTGGATATATAGTAGAGATAATTAAAACAATATCAAGACATAAACTAATAAAGTCTTATGTTAGACTTCGTCTAGTCAGCTCTTATTCCCATAACATATATGCTTGGTCTATTACTATAGGATAAATTAGTGGCTCAATCAAGGTAAACTGATTGATTATTTTAACATAAGAAAGCACATTTCATGACATAAGAGCACATTAAGATACTACATGTTGCACACACCTACCCAGCAAGTGATATCAGGGTGGAGTTACTCAAATCTCTTGGAAACTTCAAACTTTAACCTGGTCAAATTAAACAAGGAATATATAAGGCAAAGCACCCAAATTATTCTCATTCAATCAACTAAACATCAAGAGAATAGAGTGTCTAGATATGGAGATTTTGAAAAGCTTCCTCTTTGCATGTCTTGTTGGTTTTTCAATAGCAACAATAGCTGTTGCACAAGATGGTCAATCAGGTTTCATGTTAATTcgttatatatatgtatgtgagTGTCAcctataatatttaatttttgtcCTGACTAACGCTCATGTTCTTTTAATTTTCCTGTTTTACAGGATTCATAAGCATCGACTGTGGAATACCAGCAGGTTCCAATTATACTGACGTAATAACAGGCATATCTTACGTTTCAGACGAAGGTTATGTCACTGGGGGAGTGAGCAATACCATATCACCTATATACCAATCCAAATCTCTAGAAATACCATTCCTCACAGTTACAAGCTTTCCTTTAGGGACAAAAAACTGCTATACTCTAAACCCTGCTCAAGGGAATAATACCAAATACTTGATCAGGGCTAGTTTTTTCTATGGAGATTATGATGGAATTAGTCAATTACCAAATTTTGATCTTTACCTTGGAGAAGAATATTGGGACACAATCACAATATCTAATGCTTCTATACCAATTTGGAAGGAAGTTATACACACCCCTTCTAATGATTTCATAACTGTTTGCCTTGTCAAGACAAATACTACAACTCCTTTTATTTCAGCCTTAGAGTTAAGGCCATTGAATTTTACTACATACCCAACTCTAAATAAATCATTGAATCTTATTGGACGTCTGAATTTTGGCTCCTTAACCAATCAATTCATTAGGTAcgtttatttaatatttttaatttcatAAGATCAAGGTCTTCCTTTTCTATACTAAGATCTCGTTATTAAgacaaatttaaataaaattaacttttatatatattccgataacataaaaaaaatattttttacatgATTTTTACCCACTGTAATAAGTCAATACAGTCAGACCTCTCAACAACAGCATCGTTATATAAcaatcattcactataaaagtcaagtttCTTTTGGAACTAATTtccatgttatgttataatatatgttttttATAACAATACATCgctataacaaaaaaaaaaaaaaaacaagactgTTATAGAAAGGTTTGATTGTAATATTTTTTACGGGTTAGTTGTAATTGACTTTTAAATAACATGATATAT encodes the following:
- the LOC104243165 gene encoding putative leucine-rich repeat receptor-like protein kinase At2g19210; translation: MEILKSFLFACLVGFSIATIAVAQDGQSGFISIDCGIPAGSNYTDVITGISYVSDEGYVTGGVSNTISPIYQSKSLEIPFLTVTSFPLGTKNCYTLNPAQGNNTKYLIRASFFYGDYDGISQLPNFDLYLGEEYWDTITISNASIPIWKEVIHTPSNDFITVCLVKTNTTTPFISALELRPLNFTTYPTLNKSLNLIGRLNFGSLTNQFIRFPNDAYDRIWLPFPWEAMTTINTTQDILENSYRLPSAVMSTAVTPTTATDTVSFSWPADNTTDKYYIYLHFAEVVELIGTQKREFNIYINDNLFYGPLSPAYLSTTTIFTLSPGYGSERYDVVINKTATSTFPPLINAVEIYIEM
- the LOC104243164 gene encoding uncharacterized protein gives rise to the protein MTTSSLQESYLRLMPNEHLGTSWFQRLREYLSRFEQLNLELVLSIISTTNTFTVEELNEITSFCSPSVVKHLMLKDVAPPLNFESLLDGLFWTCHPESLSVESMWGRSDEFMQFLREKLMEKEGVQPVCCDSRSVKCWRHYLKGIEVENSTTSLHGDSFSPCQVSTICFKLRW
- the LOC104243167 gene encoding putative F-box/LRR-repeat protein At4g13960 — translated: MDQISQLPDPILQHILFFLPAKDAAQTSVLSRTWLNVWNLLPILTFDFDENAFIQKHLSAAIEEQKQADEGDAFLNHIDSPLTNLRIQKAIIQKFRLSLNFSATTVEDLSLVECRGVKDILISNLPNLLKLTLHQEDDIANENILIQAVNLQSLNYRGCNGELKFDVASFKFMKEFEHNIGADYQPNGRKFCF